The sequence GCGGCTCCCACACGCCTGGCGCTGCAGAGAACTGCACGGCGTCGGGCGCTCGAAGCGCTCCGTCGGGCAAATGCTCCGCCGAGGCTCGCCCCGCAAGCTCGGTGGGCTTCGGCAAGATCTTGCCAACGACGACGGTGGACGCGCGAGCTTCGATGGGCCGCTCGCCGGACGGTGGAATGGGTGTCGAACCGTCGAGATGATGCGGCGGACGCTGCGCAGAAGGCGGCAGATCGGTCGAACCTTGGCGCGCAGGCTTGGTCGGCAAGAGCGTGTAGCCTTCGTCGTCCGGCGCTTCGCCTTCGAATGGCCTTGGCAAAACAGGCTTGATGTTCGCGTCGTCGTAGTTGAACGGTGGCGACTCGATGTCCTCGGGACTCACCATCATCTCGGGACTCTCGGCCGCAACGACGATTTTGGTGAGATTCACGGTATCGAGGTCGGCAACGGGCACCGATCCACGCCATGACAAGACCGCAACCATGCGCACGCCATCGATCCAGATCGTGTCGAGACGCATGTCGACTTCATCCGTCGACGAAGAGCCGTGCGGCTTGAGAAACGCGCGTGGTCGGATCGCCGGCAAGCGAGTTTCGAGGCGCGGAGATTTGCGGCCGAGGTGCTCGAGCACGATCGTGGGGGCGGGTTCGATTTCGTCGAGCTGCTGTTCGATGGGAGCGCAGTTGAAAACGGAAAACGGGAAATTCGGCGGAGCGACCGCGTGCTGTGACCGCATGCGACGCACGAAGGCGTACCCCGCGTCGCTGAGCGCGTGGCTTTCGGCGCGCCACCGTACCGGCAGCGGTCCGAATCCGGGCGTGAGATCGCGCCCCGAAGGTGCATCGAGCACTTCGATTCGTGGCAGCGGCCAACCAGCGCTTCCCAATTGCTGAATACCGCTCCGATTTTCGCCCTTCATTGCCGCAAGCTCATAACGCAGCGGCGCCAAGGCAAATCGTTCGGGGACGCTCGGTCCAAGCCCCGCTATTCCCTCCATCCACACGCGCGGCCCGCATACTCGAAGCGATTTGCGCAGATGCCCAACCTGCAAACGCGGCGCAAGCGTGTCGACGGGAACGCCTCCCGGAGCGAATGCACGTCCCGAGAAAATGACATCGATCTTCGGCTTGTACGGCACGAAGTCGCTCGGCGCGAAGAGCGACGCCTGGGGATTGTGATCCCACGAAATGTCGCCATGCACCGCGTCCTGCTGCGGCGCGATCGTCGCATCTCCGCGGTGCGTCAGGACAAACGTGCCCTTCACGCTGATGGTGAGCCGATGCCCCGTCGGGTGCTCTCCCCACACGACGGTGGCGACACTAAATGGGCAGAGGCGGATGATCTCCAATACGGCAAGGCTAGCGCAGCTCGCTGCCGAGAGGAAACTTTTGATCGCGCTTTCCAGCCGAGCTCGCCGCGACAGTTTGGCTTTTATGTAGCAAACACCACCGGCCGCACGGGAACCCTCGCATTGCGTCAGAACGTCGTTGTCAGGAAATTTCGGTCAGGCGGTTCGGCCAAGCGAACGCGAGGCTAGGATCGGCCGCGCCCGGGCGATCGCACGAATGGGCTCGTCAGCGGCGTCGAGATTGTCTAGCGTTGGCGCAAAGGAGACATCCATGTTGAAATATTCGCTCGTTGCACCGCTGCTCATTTGTCTCGGAGGCCTCTTGCCCGCATGCGGCGGAGCCGAGATTGGCGAAGCGTGCGAAACGCGTGGCTCGCAAGACGAATGCGTCGACGATGCCATCTGTGACCTGAAGGGCACCGATGAAACCGAGCCCGTGTGTTTGAAAGTTTGCAATGACGCAAGCGAGTGTGCGGCGACGGAGGACTGCAATGGCGTTTCCGGCTCGAATATCAAGGCGTGCACGCCGAAGAAGTGACGAGCAGCGTTTTGATTAATCCAAGACCCCGGCAGCGGCGCGATCGAGCAATTCATCCAGCGTGCGGAACAAATCTTCATTGCCGTCTTGGGAATACCGCTCGAGATTTCGCTTGCATTCCGGGATGGCCTTGATGAAATCCCACACCGCTTGCGGATCCGCGAGCGATTCCGCAGCTCGGCCAAAGCCTTCGCGCTGCAAATATCGAGCATTGAGCACCTGCTCGAATTGGCGCCCCACCGGTACGGCGAGCATTGGCTTGCGCAAATACACGGCTTCGCCCATCAGCGTAAAACCGCCGCCCGCAATGACGCCTTTGGCCGACGCGAGGTCCGCGATGAACCTTTCCTCGCTGAACGGCCGATAACAAAGATTTCCCTCGACCTGATCTTCGGTGATCCCGCGGCGCATGCCATAAATCCGGCAAGGCAAGCCGGTTTTTCCGAGCGTCTCGACGAGCGCTTCATTACCTTCGGCGGTTTGGTAGACGAGCAGGTGGTCGCCTTCGCTGCGTGTTGCTTCGAGAATTTCGGGACGCAAAATGGGTGGGCAAAGCGTGGTTTTTTGCTTGCGAATCGGCGGCCGGAAAAAGCTCGTGATCACGTAATGGTTGCAAAAGGGGAGCTTGCTCTTGATGAACAGGCGCGTAAAGGTGAAGTCCGCTTCGTGATCACCAATGATTTCCGCATCATGCGTGCAGCGATTGATGATTTGCATGTTGTCCACGGAAATGATGGGCAAACCGTGGGTCTTGGCAAAAAGATAGGTCCACGACTCAAAATCGCTGATGACGACTTCGGGGCGGAATTCGCGAATCAGCTCAAAATAGGCGGCAATGTTTTTCGGCAAACCGGTCGCACTTTGCGCTACGTTCGATAAAAGCGTTTTTCCACGACGAACCCGGTTGTCCTCGTAGATGATGTGCAGCCCATGAATTCGATTCACCGCCTCGAAGCGGCGCTGCAGAAATTCCACCGCCCGCCCCGACGCCATGATCTCCACTTCGTGCCCTTCGGCAACCAAGTGTTCCAGCACCACGCGCGAACGCATCGCGTGGCCCATACCCTCCCCAACGACACCGTAGAGAATCTTCATGGGCCGGCAGTGTAGCGATTCGTGCAAGTTTGGTCGAGCATGGAATCGCGGGCACACCCGAGATTTGTATGAGGACGAGATCGAGCGTGCGACAAGCCAAACTTGGATCTACGATGGCCAAAAATCATGCCGAAACCAGCCATCGTACAAGCAGGTAACATCGTTCTACGCGCTCGCGCAGCGGAAGTCGATCCGAAAGCCATCACGAGCGCCGAGATGCGGTCGCTCGTTCGGAACATGGTGGACGTGATGCGCACCGCCCCAGGCGTGGGACTCGCGGCTCCGCAGATTGGCGTGGGTTTGTCGGTGATCGTGCTCGAAGACAACGAACAACGCATGTCGAAATTGACGAAAGACCAACGCGCAGAACGCGGACGAACGCCATTTCCTTTGATGGTCGTGTTCAATCCGCAAGTACGCGTGCTCGGCGATGAAAAGGCAACGTTTTTCGAGGGGTGTTTGTCCGTGCAAGGCTACATGGCCATGGTGGAGCGGCATCTCGAGGTCGAAGTGACGGGGTACGACGCCGAGGGCAAACCATTACGTCGCGAAATGCGCGGCTGGGGAGCTCGCATCATGCAGCACGAAGTCGACCATTTGAATGGCGTGCTGTACATTGACAAAATGCTGTCGCGGTCGTTTTGCTGCAATGAAGACATGGCCGCGAAATGGCTGGACCTTCCGGTGGACGACGTGAAACGGGCGTTCGGGATCGAGTAATTGGGACGAGTGCGCGCTTCTGGTCTGGCGGGGCAACTTGCATCTCGGGTGCCACACCACCACGTTCTCCAGCCGAAATGTGTCACATGTATCGTGACCCACGACGCGATTGCTTGACATGTCTCGACGGCTGGGCAAAAATTCGAACGCGGATTCGTTCCGCGGTCCTTTTTCTTTCTTGGAGACAACCATGCTCACGCGAATTTGGAATCGCTTGCGATCGGTCGTCGCTCCGGCTTTGCTGCTATTCGCAGTAAATGCTTGTGGAGACGCGAGTTACGGGGCGTTCGATAGCACGCTCGGAGCCACCCCCGGCGGAGCGCAAGACATTGGAAAAGCGCGCGCGGTCATCAACGGCGGCGGCATACCGACTGCAGAGGATTTCACGCCGGAGGGGCTTTATTCCGAGCACGACCTGGTCATCGCCAATGCGCCTCCATGCGGCAAAACGCTCTGCGTGAACACCGCCGCGGGCCTCGAATTCGGGATCGACGACGAAAAGCGCGACATCTTCGTGCAGCTCGGCATGCAAAGCAGCA is a genomic window of Polyangiaceae bacterium containing:
- a CDS encoding DUF2169 domain-containing protein → MEIIRLCPFSVATVVWGEHPTGHRLTISVKGTFVLTHRGDATIAPQQDAVHGDISWDHNPQASLFAPSDFVPYKPKIDVIFSGRAFAPGGVPVDTLAPRLQVGHLRKSLRVCGPRVWMEGIAGLGPSVPERFALAPLRYELAAMKGENRSGIQQLGSAGWPLPRIEVLDAPSGRDLTPGFGPLPVRWRAESHALSDAGYAFVRRMRSQHAVAPPNFPFSVFNCAPIEQQLDEIEPAPTIVLEHLGRKSPRLETRLPAIRPRAFLKPHGSSSTDEVDMRLDTIWIDGVRMVAVLSWRGSVPVADLDTVNLTKIVVAAESPEMMVSPEDIESPPFNYDDANIKPVLPRPFEGEAPDDEGYTLLPTKPARQGSTDLPPSAQRPPHHLDGSTPIPPSGERPIEARASTVVVGKILPKPTELAGRASAEHLPDGALRAPDAVQFSAAPGVWEPHADWRASSDAAAGPKTPRTGAPIHGDAASDAPPPTARTGAAAVDEAPATQRPGALSTGVDGTPKAGTVPPPATLPTHVIVAVRAERKAVDVAPATERGQPSSHAPAESVAISVSAVSSAKPSSMKVETVRPSGDARRSPMGASMMPMPIADVPIDVCAAVAARIDRRPADRSAILEELGLSPSMFSSAERTWIAAIRAETEQGRSELRAMYDRSYVCQLEIERGPLEVIDYVRLMIGVEHGDLDEVLAEFDVPQASLVRIERVWRERMNAEPSLFARVRQAMAGARRAFSQSQRIPSLSEG
- a CDS encoding teichoic acid biosynthesis protein encodes the protein MKILYGVVGEGMGHAMRSRVVLEHLVAEGHEVEIMASGRAVEFLQRRFEAVNRIHGLHIIYEDNRVRRGKTLLSNVAQSATGLPKNIAAYFELIREFRPEVVISDFESWTYLFAKTHGLPIISVDNMQIINRCTHDAEIIGDHEADFTFTRLFIKSKLPFCNHYVITSFFRPPIRKQKTTLCPPILRPEILEATRSEGDHLLVYQTAEGNEALVETLGKTGLPCRIYGMRRGITEDQVEGNLCYRPFSEERFIADLASAKGVIAGGGFTLMGEAVYLRKPMLAVPVGRQFEQVLNARYLQREGFGRAAESLADPQAVWDFIKAIPECKRNLERYSQDGNEDLFRTLDELLDRAAAGVLD
- the def gene encoding peptide deformylase, with the protein product MPKPAIVQAGNIVLRARAAEVDPKAITSAEMRSLVRNMVDVMRTAPGVGLAAPQIGVGLSVIVLEDNEQRMSKLTKDQRAERGRTPFPLMVVFNPQVRVLGDEKATFFEGCLSVQGYMAMVERHLEVEVTGYDAEGKPLRREMRGWGARIMQHEVDHLNGVLYIDKMLSRSFCCNEDMAAKWLDLPVDDVKRAFGIE